In one Cervus elaphus chromosome 9, mCerEla1.1, whole genome shotgun sequence genomic region, the following are encoded:
- the GADD45GIP1 gene encoding growth arrest and DNA damage-inducible proteins-interacting protein 1: MAAPMRQFRCLLGWVTTLGPGSRGYRAPPPPRRSRDPWWPDPDDPLTPRWQLGPRYAAKQFARHGAASGVDPGSLWPSREQLLELEAEEREWYPSLAVMQESLRVQQLAEEQKRQAREQLIEECMAKMPQMIENWRRQQQARREKEQADKERRARLQAEAQERLGYHVDPRSTRFQELLQDLEKQHRKRLKEEKQRKKKEARAAAMAAAVAQDPADSETPDS, from the exons ATGGCTGCGCCCATGCGGCAGTTTCGCTGCCTGCTCGGGTGGGTGACGACCCTGGGCCCGGGCTCCCGCGGTTACCGAGCGCCGCCGCCTCCGCGCCGCTCACGGGACCCCTGGTGGCCCGACCCGGATGACCCACTGACCCCGCGCTGGCAGCTGGGGCCGCGCTACGCAGCTAAGCAGTTCGCGCGGCATGGCGCCGCCTCCGGGGTTGACCCCGGTTCTCTGTGGCCGTCGCGGGAACAGCTGCTCGAGCTGGAGGCTGAGGAGCGAGAATGGTACCCGAGCCTGGCGGTCATGCAGGAATCGCTGCGGGTGCAGCAGCTGGCCGAAGAGCAGAAGCGACAAGCCAG GGAGCAGCTCATTGAAGAGTGCATGGCCAAGATGCCACAGATGATTGAGAActggcggcggcagcagcaggcaCGCAGGGAGAAGGAGCAAGCAGACAAGGAGCGGAGGGCCCGGCTGCAGGCGGAGGCCCAGGAACGCCTGGGATACCACGTGGACCCGAGGAGTACCCGCTTCCAGGAGCTGCTGCAGGACTTGGAGAAGCAGCATCGCAAGCGCCTCAAGgaggagaaacaaagaaagaagaaggaggcACGAGCTGCTGCAATGGCCGCTGCTGTGGCCCAGGATCCAGCAGACTCTGAAACACCCGACTCCTGA